One genomic segment of Trichoplusia ni isolate ovarian cell line Hi5 chromosome 5, tn1, whole genome shotgun sequence includes these proteins:
- the LOC113494077 gene encoding trypsin-like has protein sequence MSKYLSAGALIDDNWVITAADSLFLIRESSRTLRVRLGSINYRKGGVLLPVKYFEIHPNFDDSKPVFDLAMLRLAQSVRFTPSLKPIRLLRSMTEADATHFIVTSWPFPIMNSDESEHLQSMEVIKRRRILSVTHLHPSDVEDCAEELSSIGITDIESMMCLDTGVMMDPCMRDIGAPVVLNDVLWGIVSSWRPPNCENDLAGPSFVTLVSSPNISAWIHATIQGRKW, from the exons ATGTCGAAATATTTGAGTGCTGGTGCGTTGATTGATGATAATTGGGTGATTACTGCTGCTGATTCTCTGTTCTT AATACGGGAATCTTCGAGGACACTACGAGTAAGGCTTGGGAGTATTAACTATAGGAAGGGAGGTGTCCTACTTCCAGTCAAATATTTCGAGATCCATCCAAATTTTGATGACAGTAAGCCTGTATTCGATCTGGCGATGCTAAGACTCGCCCAGTCAGTCAGGTTCACTCCAAGTCTGAAACCTATCAGGCTTCTGCGGTCGATGACAGAAGCCGATGCTACACATTTCATTGTGACCTCATGGCCTTTCCCTATT ATGAATTCGGATGAATCTGAGCACTTACAATCAATGGAGGTTATCAAACGGAGGAGAATCCTATCGGTGACTCACCTCCATCCTTCAGATGTTGAAGATTGTGCGGAGGAATTGTCTTCCATCGGCATCACAGATATCGAGAGCATGATGTGTTTGGATACAGGAGTCATGATGGACCCTTGTATG AGAGATATAGGAGCACCAGTGGTACTCAATGACGTTTTATGGGGCATCGTCTCATCGTGGAGACCTCCTAACTGCGAGAATGACTTAGCGGGGCCCAGTTTTGTGACCCTCGTATCATCTCCAAACATCAGTGCATGGATACATGCTACAATTCAAGGGCGTAAAtggtga